The Lycium barbarum isolate Lr01 chromosome 9, ASM1917538v2, whole genome shotgun sequence genome has a segment encoding these proteins:
- the LOC132608765 gene encoding fanconi-associated nuclease 1 homolog isoform X3 — protein sequence MLKGRESLVRLIGRRRRHRRHSLLTSTQGLEIAPKEDKDEVSTVNGNGNEGEEMVDCPVCRKKVRGEINSHLDKCLARGTKRKLSQCTLFQLKFCTRPKVTVSSVESNFTRTDVGPRAGDGNICDLASEISSSDGPENNVQDESNSSSVSLTLTTNRSKICTGESSICNGVNRMENLDGLVKLDDECKLLSGAKSTISRLEDSPHHQISDDRIDNITHSPLSPSENRTSKCVEPLEDDDNSKILLDTFIVGRKFGDDIELTIGAMVMLSRDSQNVKDPNAIKVLTEDTGQSKELGFIPRELAQYLSPLIDKFQLMFEGHITSIPQHPRAVVPIQICSSSIGSFDEKDSSSFQEFNSFRRNALCAAEFSKTHPPIPAKYQHNLLLLLKEVLKSNAHLFTEGEKTLLKSFLSLSDDSQRLFARLYARKEAECVSLFESIDKLQIDDLKEVLNVLNVGELRDLVCSLNKSHKKITQNSDHGTRKQDYVARVLGAYESGLCPNLPSMILGKTGSCVRISASAESVFWRAERLFFLNGEQDLSAFLLVDLGIVKYPAYNCIFTDQIFPDRSDLLSYEEAIEVAQGMDESLDENNNELVSRCIEISASHVSSFVEEDRSSDSGSMAAFLSCFSASWVYSKVILLGVSFLEHERRYKDAIDLLKLLLVKFKSDRRRGYWTLRLSVDLEHVGCLDESLEVAEKGLLDPWVRAGSIVALQRRVLRLGKPPRRWKTPSFSDSVNRKIVEVHVQGRPVNCKTGVKNVFYGEDGKRCGVEELALEYYAGEGGCWQGVHTESGIWLTIFGLLMWDVVFADVPNVFRTKFQTAPLDLETDSFYEVRRGLVEALLDKIEHGMAEELLIMSWESHVGTACRGVNWDKHSLSELRAAVTCIGGPCLASICRNLAQDYRSWSSGMPDLLLWRFHDDYRGEAKLVEVKGPRDRLSEQQRAWLLFLMDCGFNVEVCKVSHAPI from the exons ATGCTGAAAGGTCGAGAAAGCTTAGTCAGATTAATTGGTCGCCGTCGCCGTCATCGCCGTCACTCTCTTCTCACCTCTACTCAG GGACTTGAAATTGCTCCTAAGGAAGATAAGGATGAGGTAAGCACTGTTAATGGAAATGGAAATGAAGGTGAAGAAATGGTTGATTGTCCTGTATGTCGAAAGAAGGTTCGAGGCGAGATTAACTCTCATTTAG ATAAGTGCCTTGCTAGAGGAACTAAGCGAAAATTGAGTCAGTGCACCCTTTTCCAGTTGAAATTCTGCACACGACCTAAAGTAACAGTCTCATCAGTCGAGTCAAACTTTACAAGGACCGACGTTGGTCCGAGAGCCGGTGATGGTAATATCTGTGATCTGGCTTCTGAAATTAGCAGCTCAGATGGTCCCGAAAATAATGTACAAGATGAGTCCAATTCATCATCAGTCTCACTTACTTTGACAACCAACAGATCCAAAATTTGTACAGGAGAGAGTAGTATTTGTAATGGGGTTAATAGAATGGAAAACTTAGATGGTCTCGTCAAATTGGATGATGAATGCAAACTTCTGTCTGGTGCAAAGTCCACAATTTCTAGGCTAGAGGATTCTCCTCACCACCAAATAAGTGATGATAGAATTGACAACATCACACACTCACCTTTGTCACCTTCTGAAAACAGGACGTCTAAATGTGTGGAACCTTTGGAAGATGATGATAACTCTAAGATTTTGCTGGATACTTTCATTGTTGGCCGTAAGTTTGGTGATGACATAGAGTTAACTATTGGAGCAATGGTAATGCTGTCAAGGGATTCCCAGAATGTCAAGGATCCGAATGCAATCAAG GTTCTGACGGAAGATACTGGTCAGAGTAAAGAGCTAGGTTTCATTCCCAGGGAATTGGCACAGTATTTATCTCCATTGATAGACAAGTTCCAACTGATGTTTGAG GGACATATAACTTCTATTCCACAGCATCCTCGTGCAGTTGTCCCAATTCAGATATGTTCCTCTAGCATTGGGTCTTTTGACGAAAAGGACTCCTCTAGTTTCCAAGAATTCAATTCCTTTCGAAGAAATGCTCTATGTGCTGCTGAATTCTCCAAGACTCACCCTCCTATCCCTGCAAAATACCAGCATAACCTTCTACTTTTACTAAAAGAGGTTTTGAAGAGCAATGCACACCTTTTCACTGAAGGCGAGAAGACCTTATTGA AATCTTTTTTATCACTCTCAGATGATAGTCAAAGGCTCTTTGCTCGGCTTTATGCACGTAAAG AAGCAGAATGTGTTTCTTTATTCGAATCAATTGATAAACTACAAATTGATGACTTAAAGGAGGTTTTGAATGTTCTTAATGTTGGTGAACTACGGGACCTTGTCTGTAGTCTTAACAAG TCACATAAGAAGATCACCCAGAATTCTGATCATGGTACTAGGAAGCAAGATTATGTTGCTCGGGTTCTTGGTGCATATGAAAGTGGTTTATG CCCCAACCTTCCAAGTATGATTCTAGGGAAAACTGGAAGTTGTGTCCGGATATCTGCATCAGCTGAATCTGTCTTTTGGCGTGCCGAG AGGCTATTTTTTCTGAATGGAGAGCAAGACCTGTCGGCATTTTTACTTGTCGACTTGGGCATTGTGAAATATCCTGCTTACAACTGCATATTCACAGACCAAATTTTTCCAGACAGAAGTGACCTATTGTCTTATGAGGAG GCCATTGAGGTTGCACAAGGTATGGATGAGTCTCTTGACGAGAACAACAATGAGTTGGTATCAAGATGCATTGAGATTTCTGCCTCTCACGTATCTAGCTTTGTGGAGGAAGATAGATCATCAGATTCTGGGTCGATGGCTGCATTTCTATCTTGCTTTTCAGCCAGTTGGGTCTATTCTAAGGTGATCCTGTTGGGTGTTTCTTTCCTGGAGCATGAACGTAG GTATAAAGATGCAATCGATTTGCTTAAGCTGCTGCTAGTTAAATTTAAATCTGATCGAAGAAGGGGATATTGGACTCTGAGGCTCTCAGTTGATTTGGAGCATGTTGGGTGCCTTGATGAGAGTCTTGAAGTAGCTGAAAAGGGGTTGCTAGATCCTTGGGTTCGTGCTGGCTCTATAGTGGCTCTACAGAGGCGGGTTCTGCGGTTGGGGAAGCCCCCTAGACGATGGAAAACTCCCAGTTTTTCGGATTCCGTCAATAGGAAGATAGTGGAG gtTCATGTTCAGGGCAGACCGGTCAACTGCAAAACAGGGGTGAAGAATGTCTTTTATGGTGAGGATGGTAAACGTTGTGGAGTAGAAGAGCTTGCTCTAGAGTATTATGCTGGAGAAGGAGGATGCTGGCAGGGGGTTCACACTGAGAGTGGGATTTGGTTGACTATTTTCGGGCTCCTAATGTGGGACGTTGTATTTGCGGATGTACCAAATGTCTTCCGCACCAAATTTCAG ACTGCACCTTTGGATCTGGAAACTGATAGCTTTTATGAAGTCAGAAGGGGTCTTGTAGAAGCTCTTCTAGATAAGATTGAGCATGGCATGGCGGAAGAGTTACTTATCATGTCATGGGAATCACACGTGGGAACAGCCTGTAGGGGAGTCAACTGGGACAAGCATTCCCTTTCTGAGCTCCGAGCAGCTGTTACATGCATCGGGGGTCCTTGTCTTGCGTCAATCTGTCGGAATTTGGCTCAAGATTACAGGAGCTGGTCGAGTGGAATGCCTGACTTATTGCTGTGGCGCTTCCATGACGACTACAGAGGTGAAGCAAAGCTCGTTGAAGTGAAAGGCCCCAGAGACAGACTTTCGGAACAACAACGTGCATGGCTACTCTTTTTAATGGACTGTGGCTTCAATGTTGAGGTATGCAAAGTGAGTCATGCCCCAATATAG
- the LOC132608765 gene encoding fanconi-associated nuclease 1 homolog isoform X1 has translation MLKGRESLVRLIGRRRRHRRHSLLTSTQGLEIAPKEDKDEVSTVNGNGNEGEEMVDCPVCRKKVRGEINSHLDKCLARGTKRKLSQCTLFQLKFCTRPKVTVSSVESNFTRTDVGPRAGDGNICDLASEISSSDGPENNVQDESNSSSVSLTLTTNRSKICTGESSICNGVNRMENLDGLVKLDDECKLLSGAKSTISRLEDSPHHQISDDRIDNITHSPLSPSENRTSKCVEPLEDDDNSKILLDTFIVGRKFGDDIELTIGAMVMLSRDSQNVKDPNAIKVLTEDTGQSKELGFIPRELAQYLSPLIDKFQLMFEGHITSIPQHPRAVVPIQICSSSIGSFDEKDSSSFQEFNSFRRNALCAAEFSKTHPPIPAKYQHNLLLLLKEVLKSNAHLFTEGEKTLLKSFLSLSDDSQRLFARLYARKGPWFRMASISYAEICDYEEAVKGLSGRHIVLHCEAECVSLFESIDKLQIDDLKEVLNVLNVGELRDLVCSLNKSHKKITQNSDHGTRKQDYVARVLGAYESGLCPNLPSMILGKTGSCVRISASAESVFWRAERLFFLNGEQDLSAFLLVDLGIVKYPAYNCIFTDQIFPDRSDLLSYEEAIEVAQGMDESLDENNNELVSRCIEISASHVSSFVEEDRSSDSGSMAAFLSCFSASWVYSKVILLGVSFLEHERRYKDAIDLLKLLLVKFKSDRRRGYWTLRLSVDLEHVGCLDESLEVAEKGLLDPWVRAGSIVALQRRVLRLGKPPRRWKTPSFSDSVNRKIVEVHVQGRPVNCKTGVKNVFYGEDGKRCGVEELALEYYAGEGGCWQGVHTESGIWLTIFGLLMWDVVFADVPNVFRTKFQTAPLDLETDSFYEVRRGLVEALLDKIEHGMAEELLIMSWESHVGTACRGVNWDKHSLSELRAAVTCIGGPCLASICRNLAQDYRSWSSGMPDLLLWRFHDDYRGEAKLVEVKGPRDRLSEQQRAWLLFLMDCGFNVEVCKVSHAPI, from the exons ATGCTGAAAGGTCGAGAAAGCTTAGTCAGATTAATTGGTCGCCGTCGCCGTCATCGCCGTCACTCTCTTCTCACCTCTACTCAG GGACTTGAAATTGCTCCTAAGGAAGATAAGGATGAGGTAAGCACTGTTAATGGAAATGGAAATGAAGGTGAAGAAATGGTTGATTGTCCTGTATGTCGAAAGAAGGTTCGAGGCGAGATTAACTCTCATTTAG ATAAGTGCCTTGCTAGAGGAACTAAGCGAAAATTGAGTCAGTGCACCCTTTTCCAGTTGAAATTCTGCACACGACCTAAAGTAACAGTCTCATCAGTCGAGTCAAACTTTACAAGGACCGACGTTGGTCCGAGAGCCGGTGATGGTAATATCTGTGATCTGGCTTCTGAAATTAGCAGCTCAGATGGTCCCGAAAATAATGTACAAGATGAGTCCAATTCATCATCAGTCTCACTTACTTTGACAACCAACAGATCCAAAATTTGTACAGGAGAGAGTAGTATTTGTAATGGGGTTAATAGAATGGAAAACTTAGATGGTCTCGTCAAATTGGATGATGAATGCAAACTTCTGTCTGGTGCAAAGTCCACAATTTCTAGGCTAGAGGATTCTCCTCACCACCAAATAAGTGATGATAGAATTGACAACATCACACACTCACCTTTGTCACCTTCTGAAAACAGGACGTCTAAATGTGTGGAACCTTTGGAAGATGATGATAACTCTAAGATTTTGCTGGATACTTTCATTGTTGGCCGTAAGTTTGGTGATGACATAGAGTTAACTATTGGAGCAATGGTAATGCTGTCAAGGGATTCCCAGAATGTCAAGGATCCGAATGCAATCAAG GTTCTGACGGAAGATACTGGTCAGAGTAAAGAGCTAGGTTTCATTCCCAGGGAATTGGCACAGTATTTATCTCCATTGATAGACAAGTTCCAACTGATGTTTGAG GGACATATAACTTCTATTCCACAGCATCCTCGTGCAGTTGTCCCAATTCAGATATGTTCCTCTAGCATTGGGTCTTTTGACGAAAAGGACTCCTCTAGTTTCCAAGAATTCAATTCCTTTCGAAGAAATGCTCTATGTGCTGCTGAATTCTCCAAGACTCACCCTCCTATCCCTGCAAAATACCAGCATAACCTTCTACTTTTACTAAAAGAGGTTTTGAAGAGCAATGCACACCTTTTCACTGAAGGCGAGAAGACCTTATTGA AATCTTTTTTATCACTCTCAGATGATAGTCAAAGGCTCTTTGCTCGGCTTTATGCACGTAAAG GTCCATGGTTTCGGATGGCTAGCATATCATATGCCGAAATATGTGATTATGAAGAAGCTGTTAAGGGGCTTTCTGGTAGACACATTGTATTACATTGTG AAGCAGAATGTGTTTCTTTATTCGAATCAATTGATAAACTACAAATTGATGACTTAAAGGAGGTTTTGAATGTTCTTAATGTTGGTGAACTACGGGACCTTGTCTGTAGTCTTAACAAG TCACATAAGAAGATCACCCAGAATTCTGATCATGGTACTAGGAAGCAAGATTATGTTGCTCGGGTTCTTGGTGCATATGAAAGTGGTTTATG CCCCAACCTTCCAAGTATGATTCTAGGGAAAACTGGAAGTTGTGTCCGGATATCTGCATCAGCTGAATCTGTCTTTTGGCGTGCCGAG AGGCTATTTTTTCTGAATGGAGAGCAAGACCTGTCGGCATTTTTACTTGTCGACTTGGGCATTGTGAAATATCCTGCTTACAACTGCATATTCACAGACCAAATTTTTCCAGACAGAAGTGACCTATTGTCTTATGAGGAG GCCATTGAGGTTGCACAAGGTATGGATGAGTCTCTTGACGAGAACAACAATGAGTTGGTATCAAGATGCATTGAGATTTCTGCCTCTCACGTATCTAGCTTTGTGGAGGAAGATAGATCATCAGATTCTGGGTCGATGGCTGCATTTCTATCTTGCTTTTCAGCCAGTTGGGTCTATTCTAAGGTGATCCTGTTGGGTGTTTCTTTCCTGGAGCATGAACGTAG GTATAAAGATGCAATCGATTTGCTTAAGCTGCTGCTAGTTAAATTTAAATCTGATCGAAGAAGGGGATATTGGACTCTGAGGCTCTCAGTTGATTTGGAGCATGTTGGGTGCCTTGATGAGAGTCTTGAAGTAGCTGAAAAGGGGTTGCTAGATCCTTGGGTTCGTGCTGGCTCTATAGTGGCTCTACAGAGGCGGGTTCTGCGGTTGGGGAAGCCCCCTAGACGATGGAAAACTCCCAGTTTTTCGGATTCCGTCAATAGGAAGATAGTGGAG gtTCATGTTCAGGGCAGACCGGTCAACTGCAAAACAGGGGTGAAGAATGTCTTTTATGGTGAGGATGGTAAACGTTGTGGAGTAGAAGAGCTTGCTCTAGAGTATTATGCTGGAGAAGGAGGATGCTGGCAGGGGGTTCACACTGAGAGTGGGATTTGGTTGACTATTTTCGGGCTCCTAATGTGGGACGTTGTATTTGCGGATGTACCAAATGTCTTCCGCACCAAATTTCAG ACTGCACCTTTGGATCTGGAAACTGATAGCTTTTATGAAGTCAGAAGGGGTCTTGTAGAAGCTCTTCTAGATAAGATTGAGCATGGCATGGCGGAAGAGTTACTTATCATGTCATGGGAATCACACGTGGGAACAGCCTGTAGGGGAGTCAACTGGGACAAGCATTCCCTTTCTGAGCTCCGAGCAGCTGTTACATGCATCGGGGGTCCTTGTCTTGCGTCAATCTGTCGGAATTTGGCTCAAGATTACAGGAGCTGGTCGAGTGGAATGCCTGACTTATTGCTGTGGCGCTTCCATGACGACTACAGAGGTGAAGCAAAGCTCGTTGAAGTGAAAGGCCCCAGAGACAGACTTTCGGAACAACAACGTGCATGGCTACTCTTTTTAATGGACTGTGGCTTCAATGTTGAGGTATGCAAAGTGAGTCATGCCCCAATATAG
- the LOC132608765 gene encoding fanconi-associated nuclease 1 homolog isoform X2 → MLKGRESLVRLIGRRRRHRRHSLLTSTQGLEIAPKEDKDEVSTVNGNGNEGEEMVDCPVCRKKVRGEINSHLDKCLARGTKRKLSQCTLFQLKFCTRPKVTVSSVESNFTRTDVGPRAGDGNICDLASEISSSDGPENNVQDESNSSSVSLTLTTNRSKICTGESSICNGVNRMENLDGLVKLDDECKLLSGAKSTISRLEDSPHHQISDDRIDNITHSPLSPSENRTSKCVEPLEDDDNSKILLDTFIVGRKFGDDIELTIGAMVMLSRDSQNVKDPNAIKVLTEDTGQSKELGFIPRELAQYLSPLIDKFQLMFEGHITSIPQHPRAVVPIQICSSSIGSFDEKDSSSFQEFNSFRRNALCAAEFSKTHPPIPAKYQHNLLLLLKEVLKSNAHLFTEGEKTLLKSFLSLSDDSQRLFARLYARKGPWFRMASISYAEICDYEEAVKGLSEAECVSLFESIDKLQIDDLKEVLNVLNVGELRDLVCSLNKSHKKITQNSDHGTRKQDYVARVLGAYESGLCPNLPSMILGKTGSCVRISASAESVFWRAERLFFLNGEQDLSAFLLVDLGIVKYPAYNCIFTDQIFPDRSDLLSYEEAIEVAQGMDESLDENNNELVSRCIEISASHVSSFVEEDRSSDSGSMAAFLSCFSASWVYSKVILLGVSFLEHERRYKDAIDLLKLLLVKFKSDRRRGYWTLRLSVDLEHVGCLDESLEVAEKGLLDPWVRAGSIVALQRRVLRLGKPPRRWKTPSFSDSVNRKIVEVHVQGRPVNCKTGVKNVFYGEDGKRCGVEELALEYYAGEGGCWQGVHTESGIWLTIFGLLMWDVVFADVPNVFRTKFQTAPLDLETDSFYEVRRGLVEALLDKIEHGMAEELLIMSWESHVGTACRGVNWDKHSLSELRAAVTCIGGPCLASICRNLAQDYRSWSSGMPDLLLWRFHDDYRGEAKLVEVKGPRDRLSEQQRAWLLFLMDCGFNVEVCKVSHAPI, encoded by the exons ATGCTGAAAGGTCGAGAAAGCTTAGTCAGATTAATTGGTCGCCGTCGCCGTCATCGCCGTCACTCTCTTCTCACCTCTACTCAG GGACTTGAAATTGCTCCTAAGGAAGATAAGGATGAGGTAAGCACTGTTAATGGAAATGGAAATGAAGGTGAAGAAATGGTTGATTGTCCTGTATGTCGAAAGAAGGTTCGAGGCGAGATTAACTCTCATTTAG ATAAGTGCCTTGCTAGAGGAACTAAGCGAAAATTGAGTCAGTGCACCCTTTTCCAGTTGAAATTCTGCACACGACCTAAAGTAACAGTCTCATCAGTCGAGTCAAACTTTACAAGGACCGACGTTGGTCCGAGAGCCGGTGATGGTAATATCTGTGATCTGGCTTCTGAAATTAGCAGCTCAGATGGTCCCGAAAATAATGTACAAGATGAGTCCAATTCATCATCAGTCTCACTTACTTTGACAACCAACAGATCCAAAATTTGTACAGGAGAGAGTAGTATTTGTAATGGGGTTAATAGAATGGAAAACTTAGATGGTCTCGTCAAATTGGATGATGAATGCAAACTTCTGTCTGGTGCAAAGTCCACAATTTCTAGGCTAGAGGATTCTCCTCACCACCAAATAAGTGATGATAGAATTGACAACATCACACACTCACCTTTGTCACCTTCTGAAAACAGGACGTCTAAATGTGTGGAACCTTTGGAAGATGATGATAACTCTAAGATTTTGCTGGATACTTTCATTGTTGGCCGTAAGTTTGGTGATGACATAGAGTTAACTATTGGAGCAATGGTAATGCTGTCAAGGGATTCCCAGAATGTCAAGGATCCGAATGCAATCAAG GTTCTGACGGAAGATACTGGTCAGAGTAAAGAGCTAGGTTTCATTCCCAGGGAATTGGCACAGTATTTATCTCCATTGATAGACAAGTTCCAACTGATGTTTGAG GGACATATAACTTCTATTCCACAGCATCCTCGTGCAGTTGTCCCAATTCAGATATGTTCCTCTAGCATTGGGTCTTTTGACGAAAAGGACTCCTCTAGTTTCCAAGAATTCAATTCCTTTCGAAGAAATGCTCTATGTGCTGCTGAATTCTCCAAGACTCACCCTCCTATCCCTGCAAAATACCAGCATAACCTTCTACTTTTACTAAAAGAGGTTTTGAAGAGCAATGCACACCTTTTCACTGAAGGCGAGAAGACCTTATTGA AATCTTTTTTATCACTCTCAGATGATAGTCAAAGGCTCTTTGCTCGGCTTTATGCACGTAAAG GTCCATGGTTTCGGATGGCTAGCATATCATATGCCGAAATATGTGATTATGAAGAAGCTGTTAAGGGGCTTTCTG AAGCAGAATGTGTTTCTTTATTCGAATCAATTGATAAACTACAAATTGATGACTTAAAGGAGGTTTTGAATGTTCTTAATGTTGGTGAACTACGGGACCTTGTCTGTAGTCTTAACAAG TCACATAAGAAGATCACCCAGAATTCTGATCATGGTACTAGGAAGCAAGATTATGTTGCTCGGGTTCTTGGTGCATATGAAAGTGGTTTATG CCCCAACCTTCCAAGTATGATTCTAGGGAAAACTGGAAGTTGTGTCCGGATATCTGCATCAGCTGAATCTGTCTTTTGGCGTGCCGAG AGGCTATTTTTTCTGAATGGAGAGCAAGACCTGTCGGCATTTTTACTTGTCGACTTGGGCATTGTGAAATATCCTGCTTACAACTGCATATTCACAGACCAAATTTTTCCAGACAGAAGTGACCTATTGTCTTATGAGGAG GCCATTGAGGTTGCACAAGGTATGGATGAGTCTCTTGACGAGAACAACAATGAGTTGGTATCAAGATGCATTGAGATTTCTGCCTCTCACGTATCTAGCTTTGTGGAGGAAGATAGATCATCAGATTCTGGGTCGATGGCTGCATTTCTATCTTGCTTTTCAGCCAGTTGGGTCTATTCTAAGGTGATCCTGTTGGGTGTTTCTTTCCTGGAGCATGAACGTAG GTATAAAGATGCAATCGATTTGCTTAAGCTGCTGCTAGTTAAATTTAAATCTGATCGAAGAAGGGGATATTGGACTCTGAGGCTCTCAGTTGATTTGGAGCATGTTGGGTGCCTTGATGAGAGTCTTGAAGTAGCTGAAAAGGGGTTGCTAGATCCTTGGGTTCGTGCTGGCTCTATAGTGGCTCTACAGAGGCGGGTTCTGCGGTTGGGGAAGCCCCCTAGACGATGGAAAACTCCCAGTTTTTCGGATTCCGTCAATAGGAAGATAGTGGAG gtTCATGTTCAGGGCAGACCGGTCAACTGCAAAACAGGGGTGAAGAATGTCTTTTATGGTGAGGATGGTAAACGTTGTGGAGTAGAAGAGCTTGCTCTAGAGTATTATGCTGGAGAAGGAGGATGCTGGCAGGGGGTTCACACTGAGAGTGGGATTTGGTTGACTATTTTCGGGCTCCTAATGTGGGACGTTGTATTTGCGGATGTACCAAATGTCTTCCGCACCAAATTTCAG ACTGCACCTTTGGATCTGGAAACTGATAGCTTTTATGAAGTCAGAAGGGGTCTTGTAGAAGCTCTTCTAGATAAGATTGAGCATGGCATGGCGGAAGAGTTACTTATCATGTCATGGGAATCACACGTGGGAACAGCCTGTAGGGGAGTCAACTGGGACAAGCATTCCCTTTCTGAGCTCCGAGCAGCTGTTACATGCATCGGGGGTCCTTGTCTTGCGTCAATCTGTCGGAATTTGGCTCAAGATTACAGGAGCTGGTCGAGTGGAATGCCTGACTTATTGCTGTGGCGCTTCCATGACGACTACAGAGGTGAAGCAAAGCTCGTTGAAGTGAAAGGCCCCAGAGACAGACTTTCGGAACAACAACGTGCATGGCTACTCTTTTTAATGGACTGTGGCTTCAATGTTGAGGTATGCAAAGTGAGTCATGCCCCAATATAG